Proteins from one Flavobacterium sp. N2038 genomic window:
- a CDS encoding sugar porter family MFS transporter produces MKTQGTNYFISLITLIAALGGFLFGFDMAVVSGIIEPLKLQYELSSAQEGLFVSCALLGCIIGVAFSGYLSDKIGRKKVLFVSAILFLISAVGFAFSEAYPVLILFRVLAGMGVGVASNVSPLYISEVAPSHKRGQLVVFYQLAITVGVLAAYISNFFLQKHASSHLGSGSGLLYWMFVENVWRGMFIVGVIPAAAFCFLLLIVPESPRWLIQYGKNEEALEILTKINGEEIAQTELDSIKEMTGQKAGGIKELLRLPLRKLLILAMVLTALSQFSGINGVIFYGPTILKSAGIVTSDALFYQIILGSANVLFTFIAISKVDTWGRRPLYITGSLCAAFALALTGFCFLMNITGWFMLLSIILFLLFFAFSLGPLKFVISTEIFPTHIRGTALSICIMTMWVSDWVVNLLFPVMRDGLGIATTFFIFSFFCILSFGYAKKKLFETKGKSLEEIEKSWNL; encoded by the coding sequence ATGAAGACCCAAGGAACCAATTATTTTATCTCTCTTATAACACTTATTGCAGCATTAGGAGGCTTTTTATTCGGATTTGACATGGCTGTGGTAAGTGGTATTATCGAACCCTTGAAATTACAATACGAATTATCATCTGCTCAGGAAGGATTATTTGTTTCCTGTGCTTTATTAGGCTGTATTATCGGAGTCGCTTTTTCAGGTTATTTAAGTGATAAAATTGGAAGAAAAAAAGTATTGTTTGTTTCTGCGATTTTATTTTTAATAAGTGCAGTCGGATTTGCATTTTCAGAAGCCTATCCCGTATTGATTTTGTTCCGCGTTCTTGCAGGCATGGGCGTGGGAGTAGCTTCAAATGTGTCACCGCTTTACATCTCGGAAGTGGCGCCTTCGCATAAACGCGGACAATTGGTGGTTTTTTATCAACTGGCAATAACTGTTGGAGTTTTGGCGGCTTATATCAGTAATTTTTTCCTTCAAAAACATGCTTCCTCGCATTTAGGATCCGGCAGCGGTTTGTTGTACTGGATGTTTGTAGAAAATGTTTGGCGCGGAATGTTTATTGTTGGCGTAATTCCTGCCGCAGCATTTTGTTTCCTGCTGCTAATCGTTCCCGAAAGCCCACGCTGGTTAATTCAATACGGAAAAAATGAAGAAGCCTTAGAAATATTAACTAAAATAAACGGAGAGGAAATTGCACAAACAGAATTAGACTCTATCAAAGAAATGACGGGGCAAAAAGCAGGTGGCATAAAAGAATTATTACGTTTGCCTTTGCGCAAATTATTGATATTGGCTATGGTGCTTACTGCCTTATCTCAGTTTAGCGGTATTAATGGTGTCATATTTTATGGCCCAACCATTTTAAAATCGGCCGGAATTGTTACGAGCGATGCCTTGTTTTATCAAATTATTCTGGGATCGGCTAACGTACTTTTTACTTTTATCGCGATTTCAAAAGTAGACACCTGGGGGCGAAGACCTTTGTATATCACAGGTTCATTATGTGCGGCTTTTGCACTGGCATTGACTGGATTTTGTTTCCTGATGAATATTACAGGATGGTTTATGTTGTTAAGCATCATCTTATTCCTTTTATTCTTTGCCTTTTCTCTTGGACCGTTAAAGTTTGTGATCTCCACAGAAATTTTTCCCACGCATATTAGAGGAACAGCTTTATCGATTTGTATTATGACTATGTGGGTTTCAGACTGGGTGGTGAATTTGTTATTCCCGGTTATGAGAGATGGTTTAGGCATCGCTACGACATTTTTTATCTTCTCATTCTTTTGTATTCTTTCTTTTGGTTATGCAAAAAAGAAATTATTCGAAACGAAAGGAAAGAGTCTGGAAGAAATTGAAAAATCTTGGAATTTGTAA
- a CDS encoding ROK family protein, which yields MKIGIDVGGSHVTVSVLANNTLDNQPQRFIRKEINSNENATAIISSIGNGIKEILNEEALVDVVGIAFPGPFNYEKGVSEVLGVGGKFETTFGIHLQQALQNFTNLKTTLFVFSNDADCFAEGAYFRHRLNSKRTVFVTLGTGFGSAIMLDGELIKKHSDIPEGGAFYNQSFLEQKADDYFSVRWLLAEYKRLTGENIQTVKAIANLNTEASKTVFTNFGRNMGAFLFPWFEKFRCEELVIGGNISKAKALFMPALEEALKELKIKVNIIFCDDAELSILRGATIIADKKNKIQMEKSIQSKRKTTQPLLPVQAVIKENGEYNVFPSFPANSEVFVGFETLANQIVTQKIVVIDGFGGVLWENFKDHLNSVLIEKKKNVLWYDIDSCLKSSEEINKMIEPNLNGDDPVFGKKYLGELADFFETEKLNKLKPDTSADICIVYGTGASLSNWEGLLLYVDVPKNEIQYRMRAGSAKNIGSNDTLVYSQIYKRMYFIEWPVLNIHKERLLPKMDVIIDEQRIDEITWMKGNDFRNALNLMLERPLRARPWFEAGVWGGKWMKNHIEDLNQEEVNYAWSFELISPENGIVFEGNNYLLEVSFDFLLFQDNKKVLGKAAERFGNYFPIRFDYLDTFDGGNLSVQCHPRPEYIKENFGEPFTQDETYYILDCEEDAEVYLGFQDDINPDEFRNALIESQEKAEEIDIVKYVQKFKAQKHDLFLIPNGTIHASGKNNMVLEISSTPYIFTFKMYDWVRPGLDGKPRPINIEHGFKNVYFDRKGERITNEFISKPKAVKEFPNGQKMSLPTHEEHFYAVDRYEFNGEIEIETLGQCHICMLVEGEIAEVSAGEHIQKFKYAETFVIPANVPKYKIKHLSDKKAFVVVSYVKDSWC from the coding sequence ATGAAAATAGGAATTGATGTAGGCGGAAGTCATGTTACCGTAAGCGTTTTAGCAAACAACACTCTTGATAATCAACCTCAGCGATTCATTAGAAAAGAGATCAATTCAAATGAAAATGCAACCGCTATTATTTCGTCTATAGGAAATGGTATTAAGGAAATATTAAATGAAGAAGCGTTAGTTGATGTTGTAGGAATTGCTTTTCCGGGACCTTTTAATTATGAAAAAGGCGTGAGTGAAGTTTTGGGAGTTGGCGGAAAATTTGAAACCACTTTTGGGATTCATTTGCAGCAGGCACTCCAAAATTTTACGAATCTGAAAACAACTCTCTTTGTTTTTTCCAACGATGCCGATTGTTTTGCAGAAGGCGCTTATTTCCGTCACCGGTTAAACAGTAAAAGAACTGTTTTTGTGACTTTAGGAACCGGATTTGGTTCCGCAATAATGTTAGACGGTGAACTAATTAAAAAACATTCGGATATTCCAGAAGGCGGTGCTTTTTACAATCAGTCTTTTTTAGAACAAAAAGCCGATGATTATTTCTCAGTCCGTTGGCTTTTGGCAGAATATAAACGTCTTACTGGAGAAAATATTCAAACGGTAAAAGCAATTGCAAATTTGAATACAGAAGCTTCAAAGACCGTTTTTACCAATTTTGGTCGAAACATGGGAGCATTTCTTTTTCCTTGGTTTGAAAAATTTCGATGTGAAGAGCTGGTAATAGGCGGTAATATTTCGAAAGCAAAAGCCTTATTTATGCCCGCTTTAGAAGAAGCTTTAAAAGAGTTAAAAATAAAAGTAAATATTATTTTCTGTGATGATGCTGAGCTAAGTATTCTAAGAGGAGCGACAATTATTGCAGATAAGAAAAATAAAATACAAATGGAAAAATCTATTCAGTCTAAAAGAAAAACCACACAACCTTTATTGCCTGTACAAGCCGTTATAAAAGAAAATGGAGAATACAATGTTTTTCCTTCTTTTCCTGCCAACTCAGAAGTTTTTGTAGGGTTTGAGACTTTAGCGAATCAAATTGTAACACAAAAGATTGTTGTTATAGATGGATTTGGCGGTGTTCTGTGGGAAAACTTTAAAGATCATTTAAACTCAGTTTTGATTGAAAAAAAGAAAAATGTGCTTTGGTATGATATTGATTCCTGCTTAAAATCAAGTGAAGAAATCAATAAAATGATTGAGCCAAACCTAAATGGTGATGATCCTGTTTTTGGTAAAAAATACCTGGGAGAACTTGCTGATTTTTTCGAGACTGAAAAACTAAATAAATTAAAGCCAGACACAAGTGCTGATATTTGTATTGTGTACGGAACAGGAGCTTCATTATCCAACTGGGAAGGACTGCTTCTTTATGTTGATGTTCCGAAAAATGAAATTCAATATCGAATGAGAGCCGGTTCTGCAAAAAATATTGGCAGTAATGACACTTTAGTATATTCTCAGATTTATAAAAGAATGTATTTTATAGAATGGCCGGTTTTAAATATTCATAAAGAGCGTTTACTGCCAAAAATGGATGTGATTATTGATGAGCAGCGTATTGATGAAATTACCTGGATGAAAGGAAACGATTTTAGAAATGCATTGAATCTAATGTTGGAAAGGCCGTTGCGTGCCCGTCCGTGGTTTGAAGCCGGAGTTTGGGGCGGTAAGTGGATGAAAAATCATATTGAAGATTTAAATCAGGAGGAAGTGAATTATGCGTGGTCTTTTGAATTAATAAGTCCTGAAAACGGAATTGTCTTTGAAGGAAACAATTATTTACTGGAAGTTTCTTTTGACTTTCTGTTATTTCAGGATAACAAAAAAGTTTTGGGGAAAGCCGCAGAACGTTTCGGAAATTATTTTCCAATCCGTTTCGATTATCTGGACACTTTCGACGGAGGTAATCTTTCGGTACAATGTCATCCGCGTCCGGAATACATTAAGGAGAATTTTGGAGAACCTTTTACACAGGATGAAACTTATTATATTCTGGATTGTGAAGAAGATGCCGAAGTATATTTAGGTTTTCAGGACGATATTAATCCTGATGAATTTAGAAATGCATTAATCGAATCACAGGAAAAGGCAGAAGAAATAGACATTGTAAAATATGTGCAAAAATTCAAAGCCCAAAAGCACGATTTGTTTCTTATTCCGAATGGAACCATACATGCTTCCGGAAAGAATAATATGGTACTGGAAATCAGTAGTACACCTTATATTTTCACCTTTAAAATGTACGATTGGGTTCGTCCGGGATTAGATGGAAAACCACGTCCTATCAATATCGAACACGGATTCAAAAACGTCTATTTTGACCGTAAAGGCGAACGAATTACCAATGAATTTATTTCAAAACCAAAGGCTGTTAAAGAATTTCCGAATGGCCAAAAAATGAGTTTACCAACCCACGAAGAGCATTTTTATGCTGTTGATCGCTATGAATTTAACGGAGAAATTGAGATTGAAACCCTTGGGCAATGTCATATTTGTATGTTAGTAGAAGGCGAAATTGCAGAAGTAAGTGCGGGCGAACACATTCAAAAGTTCAAATATGCCGAAACATTTGTGATTCCGGCCAATGTTCCTAAGTACAAAATCAAACACCTAAGCGACAAAAAAGCATTTGTAGTGGTTTCGTATGTAAAAGACAGCTGGTGCTAA
- a CDS encoding GntR family transcriptional regulator codes for MNKIPLLDHDSKIPLHKQVEDLLRELIKHPDFKDGELFPKEVDLAKRWGISRNTLRQAIAVLVNEKLLVRKKGSGTRVSQNRITTNLNNWMSFTHEMEDMGLEFKNLYLNVELVQASAKIAKHLQINEGDEVLLLQRTRSIDDSPMVYFESYFHPRIGLSADENFEAPLYEILGNKYNVVPVYSQEELKAIAASKRIAGTLKIEKNQPVLERKRVVLDTARRPIEYNICYYRNDWFTYTIEIKRTI; via the coding sequence ATGAACAAAATACCGTTACTGGATCACGACAGCAAAATACCTTTACATAAACAAGTAGAGGATTTATTACGTGAATTGATCAAACATCCCGATTTTAAAGATGGAGAATTGTTTCCAAAAGAAGTTGATTTGGCCAAACGCTGGGGAATATCCCGTAATACGCTTCGTCAGGCAATTGCTGTTTTGGTAAATGAAAAATTACTGGTAAGAAAGAAAGGTTCAGGAACAAGGGTTTCACAAAACCGAATCACAACCAATCTGAATAACTGGATGAGTTTTACGCACGAGATGGAAGATATGGGACTAGAGTTTAAAAACCTTTATCTCAATGTCGAACTGGTACAGGCGAGTGCTAAAATTGCCAAACATTTACAAATCAATGAGGGAGACGAAGTATTGCTTTTACAACGTACCCGAAGTATTGATGATAGCCCGATGGTCTATTTTGAATCCTATTTTCATCCCAGAATCGGACTTTCTGCTGATGAAAATTTCGAGGCACCTTTATATGAGATTCTAGGGAACAAATACAATGTGGTTCCGGTATATTCACAGGAAGAACTTAAGGCAATTGCAGCCAGTAAGCGCATTGCAGGTACCTTAAAGATTGAAAAGAACCAACCTGTTTTAGAAAGAAAAAGGGTAGTGCTTGATACCGCGAGAAGGCCAATCGAATATAATATTTGTTATTACAGAAACGACTGGTTTACCTATACAATCGAAATAAAACGTACGATTTAA
- a CDS encoding GLPGLI family protein has product MTRISFIFLAFCIVTLSYGQKTPKAIKITYDRSYNGKRVENPDPLLLYASKEVSLTTTDKILQQKAELPYEQTFIDFNTKTISQWAQLKNKSILSNDSEALGKQKFEFSSETKKILNYTCKKATTSVNSNKIEIWYTNELGLKGGPGVLGQDLGLVLETIRNGNSVVTAAKIEILKTVPTILKIPAVQSVDQLTYKDLLWKSRFINIPVFNKEQIHFVPDAKSNDSILRFASGTIIVRKVKFPEIKKGSAIFADVTQQSNGDAYDRTGSVFMIPMNKKSSFLDGLKNGAKTLPVYENGNGKKYQGVAATDDYTPLLELMRFFTPFGVKHFNYLQLKDKVWQDSVFYRQDISLLQSQLSNQEVYIGMFIGNYDAGGHKASLNISIHNGEDNNTKADFILPLFNTLNVMEMAGQEYATMFDNDKGLEMSFEVPQGYKNFKLSYTTTGHGGWENGDEFLQKKNSIFIDGKEVFAFTPWRTDCGSYRLSNPASGNFGNGLSSSDLSRSNWCPGTTTNPNLIDLGALSPGKHTIRVSIPMGKPEGTSSSAWNVSGFLIGER; this is encoded by the coding sequence ATGACTAGAATTTCATTTATCTTTCTTGCCTTTTGTATTGTTACATTGTCTTATGGCCAGAAAACCCCAAAAGCCATCAAAATCACTTATGACAGAAGTTATAACGGAAAACGTGTCGAAAACCCGGATCCGCTACTTTTATATGCTTCTAAAGAGGTAAGTCTGACTACAACTGACAAAATCCTCCAGCAAAAAGCGGAACTCCCATATGAACAGACTTTTATTGATTTCAATACCAAAACCATTTCGCAATGGGCGCAACTCAAAAACAAATCGATTCTTAGTAATGATAGCGAAGCATTGGGAAAACAAAAATTTGAGTTTAGTTCTGAAACTAAAAAAATACTCAACTATACCTGCAAAAAAGCAACTACTTCGGTAAATTCTAACAAAATTGAAATTTGGTACACGAACGAATTAGGTCTAAAAGGCGGACCAGGAGTTTTAGGGCAAGATTTAGGTTTGGTTCTGGAAACTATTCGCAATGGAAACTCTGTTGTTACAGCTGCTAAAATCGAGATTTTAAAAACTGTTCCTACTATTCTAAAAATTCCTGCTGTACAGTCTGTAGACCAATTGACTTATAAAGATTTATTATGGAAAAGCCGTTTTATCAATATCCCTGTTTTTAATAAAGAACAGATTCATTTTGTGCCGGATGCAAAATCAAACGACAGTATATTGCGATTTGCAAGCGGTACCATTATTGTGCGTAAGGTGAAATTTCCGGAAATAAAAAAAGGAAGTGCCATTTTTGCTGATGTTACCCAACAATCTAATGGTGATGCATACGACAGAACCGGTTCTGTTTTTATGATTCCAATGAATAAAAAAAGCTCGTTTCTGGACGGATTAAAAAACGGCGCTAAAACATTGCCTGTTTATGAAAATGGAAATGGTAAAAAATACCAGGGCGTTGCTGCAACGGATGACTATACTCCCTTATTGGAGTTGATGCGCTTTTTTACTCCTTTTGGCGTAAAGCATTTTAACTATCTGCAATTAAAAGATAAGGTTTGGCAGGATAGTGTTTTCTATCGTCAGGACATTTCATTATTACAATCTCAACTAAGCAATCAGGAAGTTTACATCGGAATGTTTATTGGAAATTACGATGCAGGCGGACATAAGGCGAGTTTAAATATCAGCATACATAACGGTGAGGATAACAATACAAAAGCTGATTTTATTCTTCCATTATTCAATACCCTCAATGTAATGGAAATGGCTGGACAGGAATATGCCACAATGTTTGATAATGACAAAGGATTGGAAATGTCTTTTGAAGTACCTCAGGGATATAAAAATTTCAAATTGAGTTATACCACAACCGGTCACGGAGGGTGGGAAAATGGTGATGAATTTTTACAGAAAAAGAACTCTATTTTTATTGATGGAAAAGAAGTTTTTGCGTTTACGCCCTGGCGTACAGATTGTGGATCATACCGATTGAGTAATCCTGCTTCGGGGAATTTTGGTAATGGATTATCATCTTCTGACTTAAGTCGTTCTAACTGGTGCCCGGGAACGACAACGAACCCGAATTTAATTGATTTAGGAGCTCTTTCCCCAGGAAAACATACTATTCGCGTTTCTATCCCGATGGGAAAACCAGAAGGAACCAGTAGCAGTGCCTGGAATGTTTCAGGATTTTTGATTGGAGAAAGGTAA
- a CDS encoding alpha-L-fucosidase, protein MKKITFCLLLFSMSLTTIMAQTYTPTEGNLKNRKEFQDDKFGMFIHFGPYSVLGNGEWVMNNQNIKVTEYGRLINVFNPQDFDAKKWVSIAKSAGMKYITFTTRHHDGFSNFDTKLSDWKITNTHFKRDLLKELADECHKEGIKLFCYYSLLDWTRSDYQYETGKTGKGTGRTQKSDWESYIRFMKGQLTELLTNYGEIGGIWFDGHWDQLDNDTDKTLTSKVNWHYDEIYKLIHSLQPNCLISNNHHLTPIQGEDFQAFEKDLPGGNSTGFGGQSVSQLPLETCETMNNSWGFNINDRKYKSTKDLIHYMINAASLNANFLLNVGPMADGTIQPEFVETLKEIGVWMDKNGNTIYGTRGNVMKPQDWGVFTAKNKNWFAHIINAPKQADYIFIPEMKQKIKKCYLMDSRKELQFKQQAEGTFVYLNGITIDAIDTIIEMQIQ, encoded by the coding sequence ATGAAAAAAATCACATTTTGCCTGCTGCTTTTCTCGATGAGCCTGACCACAATAATGGCTCAAACCTATACTCCAACCGAAGGAAATCTAAAAAACAGGAAAGAATTTCAAGATGATAAATTTGGTATGTTTATTCACTTTGGCCCATACAGCGTTCTGGGAAATGGCGAATGGGTTATGAACAACCAAAACATTAAAGTAACAGAATACGGAAGATTGATTAATGTATTTAATCCGCAGGATTTTGATGCTAAAAAATGGGTAAGTATTGCAAAAAGTGCAGGAATGAAATATATTACTTTTACCACGCGTCACCACGATGGTTTTAGCAATTTTGACACCAAATTATCAGACTGGAAAATTACCAATACCCATTTTAAAAGAGATTTATTAAAAGAACTGGCAGATGAATGTCATAAAGAAGGTATTAAACTGTTTTGCTACTATTCGCTTTTAGACTGGACAAGATCTGATTACCAATACGAAACTGGAAAAACAGGCAAAGGAACCGGCAGAACCCAAAAAAGTGATTGGGAGAGCTACATTCGTTTTATGAAAGGACAATTAACCGAATTGCTGACCAACTATGGAGAAATTGGAGGAATTTGGTTTGATGGACATTGGGATCAATTAGATAATGATACTGATAAAACATTGACATCAAAAGTAAATTGGCATTATGATGAAATTTACAAACTGATTCACTCTCTTCAACCCAACTGTCTGATTTCAAACAATCACCATTTAACTCCAATACAGGGTGAAGATTTTCAGGCATTTGAAAAAGATTTACCAGGCGGAAATTCTACAGGATTTGGAGGACAATCTGTTTCTCAATTGCCTTTGGAAACTTGCGAAACCATGAACAATTCCTGGGGATTTAATATCAATGACAGAAAATACAAATCAACTAAGGATTTAATTCATTATATGATCAATGCTGCAAGTCTGAATGCTAATTTTCTTTTAAATGTTGGCCCAATGGCAGACGGAACCATTCAGCCGGAATTTGTTGAAACTTTAAAAGAAATTGGAGTTTGGATGGATAAAAACGGAAATACAATTTATGGAACAAGAGGCAATGTTATGAAACCACAGGACTGGGGCGTATTTACGGCTAAAAACAAAAACTGGTTTGCCCATATTATCAATGCTCCTAAACAAGCTGACTATATTTTTATTCCTGAGATGAAACAAAAAATCAAGAAATGTTACTTGATGGACAGTAGAAAAGAACTCCAATTTAAACAACAGGCAGAAGGCACTTTTGTCTATCTAAATGGTATAACGATAGATGCAATTGATACTATAATTGAAATGCAAATACAGTAA
- a CDS encoding M20/M25/M40 family metallo-hydrolase — protein MFKKILFFSLVAFSTTGKTTAQSSFSAKRFLQHDTYLASDKLEGRLAGTKGNNEAAAYIKKYFKKYGLKKFNDNYYQPFKIFIKPDINKMKSDSVSTQNVVGYLEGSDEKLKNEFIVIGAHYDHWGWGGKGSGSKKKDTLAIHNGADDNASGVSALLSILEEFHHHKIAPKRSIIFISFSAEEEGLLGSKYFVNHLPVNKDAVKVMINMDMVGRLNDKKELYMGGAGTFPDGVELMKKLGEGSGLNPVVFAGDVGGSDHVTFYKNDISAIGLHTGGHPQYHTPEDDTTLINGEGGALVSKYIYNALVSIANYEQPLTFIKQN, from the coding sequence ATGTTTAAAAAAATTCTATTTTTCTCGCTCGTTGCATTCAGCACAACCGGAAAAACTACAGCGCAATCTTCCTTTTCAGCAAAGCGCTTTTTGCAGCACGATACTTATTTGGCTTCCGATAAACTTGAAGGCCGTCTTGCCGGGACAAAAGGTAATAATGAAGCAGCGGCTTACATCAAAAAGTATTTTAAAAAATATGGACTGAAAAAATTCAACGACAATTATTATCAGCCTTTTAAAATATTCATCAAACCCGATATTAATAAAATGAAGTCCGACAGCGTGTCGACTCAAAATGTAGTAGGTTATCTGGAAGGTTCTGATGAAAAGCTAAAAAATGAGTTTATCGTGATTGGTGCACATTACGATCATTGGGGCTGGGGCGGAAAAGGTTCAGGCAGCAAGAAAAAAGACACACTCGCTATTCATAATGGAGCCGATGATAATGCCTCGGGAGTTTCGGCTTTGTTATCTATTTTGGAGGAATTTCACCATCACAAAATTGCCCCAAAAAGAAGTATCATCTTTATTTCTTTTAGTGCTGAGGAAGAAGGATTATTGGGGTCGAAGTATTTTGTTAATCACTTACCAGTAAACAAGGATGCTGTAAAAGTGATGATTAATATGGATATGGTTGGCCGATTGAATGATAAAAAAGAATTGTATATGGGGGGTGCCGGCACTTTTCCTGATGGTGTTGAATTGATGAAAAAATTAGGCGAAGGCAGTGGACTGAATCCGGTTGTTTTTGCTGGAGATGTAGGCGGTTCAGACCATGTTACTTTTTATAAAAATGATATTTCGGCTATAGGATTACATACAGGCGGGCATCCGCAATATCACACACCTGAGGATGATACTACATTGATTAACGGCGAAGGCGGGGCTTTGGTCTCAAAATACATTTATAATGCGCTTGTTTCTATTGCAAATTACGAACAGCCATTAACTTTTATTAAACAGAATTAA
- a CDS encoding SusD/RagB family nutrient-binding outer membrane lipoprotein: protein MRKLLYISLTTAAIFLSSCSDSDFENAYKDPSTVTATNVPKQFAGFMKINFEDVIPSYWNYFTVIRTTSLSYTQAHGIYNASGRFVPGAAVTNRWDRYYKFITQYRELEKVMATLSPAEQAENRIYTVTSTIYLYDHTSKMIDNFGDIPFSEAGKISTTGGNYDAAAAKYDNQTELYIKMLDDLKAFSTELNTITLSAKVVVEFKNQDLINKGNLVMWKNYCNSLRLKLLNRVAAVPAFTARANSEIAEIIAEAKIVDENSENIAFRVYTQDTDLDTSGFFDALESTNNNLAPKPMIDHMNANSDPREPWLFEKGASATDYVGLDPLLDSGTQDQLIADTEIAIYNRSVISRNDWLPGTLINAAEVNLILAEYYSRNGNGTTAKTYFEKAIKQSVEYYVRLGDKADDLTWKPTTEPTAAEVDAYIAKINFAGATTAEDQLKLIAFQKYIHYNIMQADETWAEQRRLKLPALNFMEDETSTIRKTPPTRWTYPNSERVYNTTNYNTVKDKDNLSTKIFWDVK from the coding sequence ATGAGAAAATTATTATATATATCATTAACGACAGCAGCGATCTTTTTGAGCTCTTGTTCAGACAGTGATTTTGAAAATGCGTACAAAGATCCATCTACTGTAACGGCAACAAATGTTCCTAAGCAGTTTGCAGGGTTCATGAAGATTAACTTTGAGGATGTTATTCCATCGTATTGGAATTACTTTACGGTAATTAGAACTACTTCTTTAAGTTATACTCAGGCTCACGGTATTTATAATGCATCAGGACGTTTTGTTCCTGGAGCGGCAGTAACGAACAGGTGGGATAGATATTACAAATTCATTACTCAATATAGAGAGTTAGAAAAAGTAATGGCCACTTTATCTCCAGCTGAGCAGGCAGAAAATCGAATTTATACCGTTACTTCTACAATTTATTTGTACGATCATACTTCAAAAATGATTGATAACTTCGGAGATATTCCTTTTTCTGAAGCAGGTAAAATTAGTACGACTGGTGGTAATTATGACGCTGCAGCAGCTAAGTATGACAATCAGACGGAGCTTTACATCAAAATGTTAGACGATTTGAAAGCTTTTTCTACTGAATTGAATACAATTACGTTATCTGCTAAGGTAGTAGTTGAGTTCAAAAATCAAGATTTGATTAACAAAGGAAACTTGGTAATGTGGAAAAACTACTGTAACTCTTTACGTTTAAAATTATTAAATAGAGTTGCTGCTGTTCCGGCTTTTACAGCCAGAGCAAATTCAGAAATAGCTGAAATCATTGCAGAAGCGAAAATTGTTGATGAAAATTCAGAGAATATTGCCTTTAGAGTTTATACTCAAGATACTGATTTAGATACTTCAGGTTTCTTTGATGCTTTAGAGTCTACTAACAACAATCTTGCTCCAAAACCAATGATTGATCATATGAATGCTAACAGCGATCCACGTGAACCTTGGTTATTTGAAAAAGGGGCAAGTGCAACAGATTATGTAGGACTTGATCCATTGTTGGATTCAGGGACTCAGGATCAATTAATTGCTGATACTGAAATAGCAATTTATAATAGATCTGTAATCAGTAGAAATGACTGGCTGCCTGGAACATTGATTAATGCTGCCGAAGTAAACTTAATTCTTGCAGAGTATTATTCAAGAAACGGAAACGGTACTACAGCGAAAACATATTTCGAAAAAGCGATTAAACAGTCTGTCGAGTATTACGTAAGATTAGGTGATAAGGCTGATGATTTAACCTGGAAACCAACTACAGAGCCTACAGCAGCTGAAGTTGACGCATACATTGCCAAAATTAATTTTGCTGGAGCAACAACAGCAGAAGATCAGTTGAAGTTAATTGCTTTTCAAAAGTATATTCACTACAACATCATGCAGGCTGATGAAACTTGGGCTGAACAAAGAAGATTAAAACTTCCGGCACTTAATTTCATGGAAGATGAAACAAGTACAATCAGAAAAACACCTCCAACTCGTTGGACATATCCAAATTCTGAGCGTGTTTATAATACAACAAATTACAATACTGTTAAAGACAAAGATAATTTAAGTACCAAAATTTTCTGGGACGTAAAATAA